From the Daphnia pulicaria isolate SC F1-1A unplaced genomic scaffold, SC_F0-13Bv2 h1tg000235l, whole genome shotgun sequence genome, the window CAAGCGTCCTGATTGGCTTTCCGTCTATTCGAAGGGGGGCTGACGTGTCCACTTTGCCTTTGGTGAAGGTTATGGCCGCGCACTTAGCTCCGTTGAATTGGAGCCCTAAAGTGGAGGCGACGGAGCACATAGCGTCGATGGTGATCTGGAGCTGGGCTGGGCGCTGCCCTATAACCGAGATGTCGTCGGCATATGAGGTAGCCTTGGCAGTGGTGCCAAGCATGGGAAATCCAGCGTTGCTGGGAGCCTTTGCGCACCTGAGGAGAGGTTCAGCCGCCAGGTTGAAAACGATGGAGCTCAGGCCGTCGCCCTGCCGTACTCCGGACGTTGATGCAATCGGGACGAGGTCGTCGTTGACTACAAATTGAGATATGTTGTCCCTGTAGATGTCGGCCAATGTTGACTGGAGCTCGATGGGTATTGGGAGGCTGTTAAACAGTTCCTCCAGATAGTCATGCGGAAGAGAGCCGAATGCGTTGGCGAGGTCAAGCCAACAAATGGTGAGATCCTTGCGGAGGTGCTTTGCTTCCCCAATGGCAGTTTCCAGAAGCATGGAGTGCTCCTGAATTCCGTGGGCTCCTGGGAGAAATCCTTTCTGTTCGGCTGACAGCCACTCGTTGTTGCTGGCCACCGTACAAAGTCGCGACGCGATGGTACCCGAAAAGACCTTGTAGAGAGTGGACAGGAGAGATATTGGTCGAAAGTTGCTGAAATCTGTCGGATCCCCCTTTTTGAAGATTGGAATGATCCTCGCTGACTTCCATCCCGTGGGTATGCCAAGGCGCCAAACCGCCTCATACAGCTTTTCCAGAAGTTTCCCCTCCGGATCGAGCTTGATGATGTCACGGTACTCTATTCCATCAGCCCCAGGGGCTGTGTTGGTGGCTCTCTTGAGCTTCTGTGCGATCTCTTCTTTCGTTGGTGGAGAAGCCAGGACGGATAATTCTACTGGTGACGGCTTTGCCCAGTTACAACTGTCGTAGGCTTGGCGGGCACTATTCACTTCCCCTGCAGATGGTCGGGGGCGAGTGTAGGTTCGTCGCAGAAATTGGGTGGCGTCCTCAGTTGTCCCCGTGTAAGCTTGGGAGTTCTCGCCAAGCACTTTTCTCACAGCCCGGCGGGGGTACCGATTGAAGAGTTTTTGCATCCTGCTTATCTGAGACCAGAGGGCACTGTTCGACCGTCGCTTGATGCGTTGCTGCTGGCGAGACTGGGTCCGGCGCTTCTTTTGTTGGTCGTCACTGACTGGCCTGGGCTGCCGAGCGGGGCGGGTGGTGGTGGCCTCGTCTACCGATGTGGTCATCATGTGCCAGTCGGCTGTTAATTCCGTGGATGCTTGATCCAGGTCGGCGAAGGACGAGCACGCGGCTATTCGTGGTtcccatttattaaaaaattgcgatGATGGGGCTTCGGGTTGGTTGGTGGCTTGATCGTCCTCTCTCCCGTTTGACTGGCAGTCTGTTGACTCTGTAGCCTCTGTGTCTATGGCAGCTGGAGGTTGTTGGCTTTGGGTATCCGATCGAGAGTCAAGCATCGCCACCGGGGGCAGTGAAACTTGGCACGGGCTAGGTGCGACTGTTGATGGGATGTCTGGGACGTCCGTCATACGAATCGTGTCGGAGGAGGAGGCCGTGGAGAGTGTTAATATTTGATTGACACATATGAACAATATATAACTTGAATATGAGATTTGTATTACCAGATTAGGATGAGTAAAGAGTACACGTCTTTCAGTATCGAACGATGAAGAAGTAGGACTCAAGAGAACAAAATCTCATACGTACGATGAACGTAATAGAGAAACACAGAAGAAACGTTATAAGATTGACAAGTACTTAAACAGAAAGTAAGGCGATCGTCTGCGTGGGTTTGCATTGAGACATGACGGGTAGATGGCGTTGTGTAGATAACAGTCAACATCAACACTCCCCCTCAAACCGAGTAATCAAGAAATAAGGATTGAtaaacagaaagaagaaaaaatatcgtATGGATTAAATGG encodes:
- the LOC124320037 gene encoding uncharacterized protein LOC124320037, which produces MTDVPDIPSTVAPSPCQVSLPPVAMLDSRSDTQSQQPPAAIDTEATESTDCQSNGREDDQATNQPEAPSSQFFNKWEPRIAACSSFADLDQASTELTADWHMMTTSVDEATTTRPARQPRPVSDDQQKKRRTQSRQQQRIKRRSNSALWSQISRMQKLFNRYPRRAVRKVLGENSQAYTGTTEDATQFLRRTYTRPRPSAGEVNSARQAYDSCNWAKPSPVELSVLASPPTKEEIAQKLKRATNTAPGADGIEYRDIIKLDPEGKLLEKLYEAVWRLGIPTGWKSARIIPIFKKGDPTDFSNFRPISLLSTLYKVFSGTIASRLCTVASNNEWLSAEQKGFLPGAHGIQEHSMLLETAIGEAKHLRKDLTICWLDLANAFGSLPHDYLEELFNSLPIPIELQSTLADIYRDNISQFVVNDDLVPIASTSGVRQGDGLSSIVFNLAAEPLLRCAKAPSNAGFPMLGTTAKATSYADDISVIGQRPAQLQITIDAMCSVASTLGLQFNGAKCAAITFTKGKVDTSAPLRIDGKPIRTLGDGDNETYLGVPIGSRLLFRPATSIPDSLVKVADSDLAPWQKLEVFRSHLLPSISHHLATGRVEKSFLHDLDKNCADFLRLVANVPHNAHTDFLYADRRAGGLGATRLSEDADVWTIARAAQLLDSSDAVVSSVARAQASKNIYNALKIEPTTALLSDYLSGSQTGGLYDIRFASTGANTWSRARRAAKRLRVRIDVSSDDTKTLLVADDVSTTSVKAVRGLRSVIRSRHTSNLCSAPHQGVVAKGLMLELKSSDMARLISCRTTLNFDDWELIHQTRLGLLPLHGAPGYQPSDKSCRKCGRQLETTTHVLNACPNNLPCMTLRHDAVLTRLNATLTRAGHTTRVNKCYDGTLLRPDLLITSVEPPVIIDITIPFDEPENLQLAHDEKVRKYSPLTTTIPFVVGSLGSWLTSNDAIATTLGITSRSWNSTRRDTRLLAIKGSLAIARQHICRPNQDPTTPAEQEPQAQSPPS